The following nucleotide sequence is from Roseivirga sp. BDSF3-8.
AGGTGAGGAAATTGTCCCCTTAAGTGACAAGAAAGAGGACTTTCAAAAGGTAGTGGACAAGTACCTGGAGAGTAATGAAGATGTAGTAAAGAACTTTAGCGAAAACGAGAATTTTTTCCGCGTGCTGGATGTGGCCATAAAAAAAGGAAGCGGTACAGCGAGCTTGGGGTTAGACCGGTTTTTTATACTGATAGAAGGAAACAGTACGGAAGATCCGGGCAATTCTGTTATTCTGGAGCTTAAAGAAACGCGCGAGTCTGCCCTGTCCGGTCTTGTTCCCGGCGAGAAAAAGAAAACATCAAAATCACAGTCGCAAAAAATCATCAAAGCTCATGAAGTACATCTGGCAGGAGGTGACCCCTATTATGGCCAGGCAACGTATGATGGTCGGGACTTTCTTGTTCGCGAGAGAAGTCCCTTCAAAGATGATATTGATGTGGATGACCTGGACAAGGGAGAAATGAATGAATATGCCGAAATATGCGGGAAAACACTGGCTCAAACGCATGCGAGATCAGACGAAGACACGGGTATAATGAAAGGCAATGCAGAGGAGAAAATCCTTGAATGCATACAGGAAAAGCTCTTTATCAGGGATATGGTTGGCTTCGCCAGAACGAACGCTAAGCGTCTGCTTAAAGACTTTAAGTTATTTAAAAAAGACTATGCCAAGGGCGGGTTTAACTTTGTGGGGAATCAGTAATATCCTTATCCATACTTAAACCGGCCGGGCCTGTGTACGAGTTACTACTGTGCATTATTACCTGAATCTGGCTATTCGTTTCCTGCAAATCAGGTAATGCTATTATTGATTTCAATAGTAAGCAAATGGCAGTAAATAGAATTGGCTTACTTTCCAATAAGACACCTCTTCCACTAGACAAAAAGGAAAGCCTTGCTGGTTTGTAGACTATGGGTAAAAATAAACCATCTCGGCATGATAGGCTCTTGCCTGCCAACCAGTTATTAAATATTCCGGCAACCCTACGTCGATTTAACAATTGCACACACCCCAGCCTAATGGCTGAGAAAACCCACCCTGATTATTCACTTGGTAAAAGAATACAGAATCGCAATATGACCGACCCACGTATAAAATCCCCCTGGGGGGTTCCCTCTAATGCAATTGATCTCATGCGCCTGCTGCTGGAAAGTGCCCGCTCACATCCGGAAGGTCTTCGGTGGGAGTTTAATATGACCGGTAATAAGGATGAAACAAGGGAAGGGTTTAATCCTAATCTGGCTGATGGAAGTGCGGGAGTAGTCGCCACCCTGCTAAATGCCTACAGCGCCACAGGCGATGAGCAATACCTTGAATATGGAAAAAAAGGACTCGATTACCTTTTTCATCATATCCGTGAGACAGACAGCTCCTCCCTTGGGTTATACCGTGGTCTCGGGGGCACGGCACTTCTTTGCGCCCACCTTACACGGCTCACCGGCCAATCCTCAACCGCCAGAGAGGCACTGGCTTTACTTAGTCCGCGGGTACCAGCATTTCTTTCCTCCCCACATACCACCCACACTCTGGTAGATGGTAGCGCCGGAGCCCTTATTGCTTTTTTAAACTTGGCTGCGGCTACAGGCGATCCCGAGGCATGGAAACCTATATACCAGATAGCTGAGGACCTGATAAAAGAAGCGCAACTGGGCCATGATGGCCTTTACTGGAGGCCGTATTACCCTGAAGCGGGGCCGCTTTGCGGACTGGCCGAAGGAAACGCAGGAATTGCATGGGCCTTGGCCGAGCTAGCCCGTCTTAGTCAGCAAAATGCATGGTTTGTACCGGCTGAAATGGCCCTGGAGTACGAAATAGCCTCTATGGAAGAGGACCGTACGCCGGACCGGCGTACAGGCATTCGAACCGCCGAACAGCAGATAGAGCACCTCGCTCATTATCATGCCGGAGATAAGGCCTTTTTTGAAAAACCTGCTTTTCACTCAGGCTGGGGGTATGGAGACACAGGCACCTTGCTGGCTTGGCAGAGAATAGCAAAAATATCCCCTACTGAGCAATATGTGCCTGCATTTCCCGAACGCGCACCGCTTACCCCAGGGCAACAGCCGGACCTGATTAGCGAAGAGCTTTCGCGTGCCATTGCTTACTACCGGTCAGCGGTATTGCTTGGAGATGCCCGCCCACTGGTTCATACACGTCACTATGCTGAGGAAGCCATGCAGACAGCCGATACCGGAGACCTGAGGCTACTAGGTGGACTGTGCGGGATACTCCATACCGTTTTTGCCGGAAGTGCCCCTACACATACCTTCGATTACTTTTTCCCGGTACCTGCAAAAGCACACCTTCCTAACGCCCCTAAAAAGTACTCATGGAAGCTACGTAAGGAACTGATAAGCCATTCTTTTAGACGCACACTCGCCCTTATGGATCACCTTGAGCCTGACCTGATAAAGAATTATTTGCAGCAACAGCCTCCCGCCTCAGCAGAAGCCAACTTTTTCCATGAATTTGTGGATGATTATTTGACCAGAGATAGTCATGAGCGGCTCAACCCTCTCAGGGAGGTCTTCACATTAGAAAAAGAAATTTTCGATATGGGCTACCCATCAGACAGCTATGCCTTTCGTAACATAGCAGAAATAGCCAGAAAGAAAGAAGCCGAATCCATTCTAAACCTCAGTAATGCTGATTTTTCTAAAGAAAAATTGGTAATGAATCCGGAAGTGAAAGTATTGGCTACCGAGCGGGACTGGAGCCTTCAATGGCATGCAGAAGAAAAACGACCAATCGAGTTGCTCGAGCTTTTACAGTCTGAACAGGAAGAAACATATATCATGATACGACCCAATGCTACCCGCACTTCGGTTCTTGAAAACAGCCTTAGCGAATTATCGCACTTTATCTGCCTCACCTATGCCACACCTCAGTCACCTGAAGAAGCACTGGCCCGGTTCAAAGAGACTTTTAAAATAAGAACTGAACAACAACTTATGCAGGCTACCAAAATGTTACTGGAAAAGACAAGGGAGTTTTTTAATATGGGTATTCTGCTAAAAGCCTGATCGATGCGTGCCAGGTAATGATAATTTAACACAGGGTTGGCAAAGCTACCACAGGCTTCTTTTATTTGTATGCCTGATAAAATGCACAAACAAGCCCTGGCACTTCAAGTTTTATCACCTATGAGCATTTACCACCTGTTATTCGCATGCATATTTCTCACAGGTATAACCGCCTGCGACAATCTCACCAAAAAATCGGATGCTTTTTCAGAAGACCTTGAGGAGAAGGTTTCCATGATACAATCTGAGATGGGAGCCATAGTAGCCACCGGAGATACAATAAGGCAGCACCTGGAGCATATTCAGAACCTGAAACTGACTGCTCCTGATACATCAGCGGAGGATACGGAGGATATTGAAAATGCCTTACTGGTACTGAGAAGGAAGCAGGAAAACCTCGAAAATGCTTACGGAAGCTTGGTGGACGAGTACCGCGACATACTCGAATCATACCAGGAAGAGAACCTAAGCCAGGAGAATGCGAATGAACAACTCCGCACGCTGGCAAACCGGCCCGCCTCACTAATGAAAAACCACGAAACGCTGCTGAAGGACTTAGTGGAGGTGGAGAAGTATATCGAAGCACTGGAAAGAAAAAGAGAAGAAGGTAAGCAACAGCGCGTTTAATTTTCTTCCTTCAGAGGTTGATCCGAATCCTCCGTCACCACAGTCGTTTCAAAATTTACCGCATGCTTGGCAGGCCTTATCTTTCGGCCTTTATATCTGGTATATACTTTAGTGAACTCTGCACCAATCATTAGTATGACCGTACTGTAAAAGACCCAAAGTAAAATACCAACCAGAGAACCTGCGGCTCCGTATGTCGTCGTAATACTGCTATTAGTGAGAAAAATGCCTATCAGATATTTACCTATAGTAAAAAGGACAGCCGTAACAATAGCTCCCATCCATACATCTCTCCATTTAATACGCACATCCGGCAATGTTTTAAAGATCATGGCAAAGATCACTGTTACCACCGCAAGAGAAATAGCGAAATTAAGGCTTTGCACCAGCACAATGGAAAATCCCGAGTCACCAAGGTTCCAATCGTTCATATAGCTTTTCACCGCCGAAAGGGATGCATCCACCACAAGGGAGACTAACAGGAAGAAGATAAAAATAAGAATGATCCCCAAAGAC
It contains:
- a CDS encoding lanthionine synthetase LanC family protein; translated protein: MAEKTHPDYSLGKRIQNRNMTDPRIKSPWGVPSNAIDLMRLLLESARSHPEGLRWEFNMTGNKDETREGFNPNLADGSAGVVATLLNAYSATGDEQYLEYGKKGLDYLFHHIRETDSSSLGLYRGLGGTALLCAHLTRLTGQSSTAREALALLSPRVPAFLSSPHTTHTLVDGSAGALIAFLNLAAATGDPEAWKPIYQIAEDLIKEAQLGHDGLYWRPYYPEAGPLCGLAEGNAGIAWALAELARLSQQNAWFVPAEMALEYEIASMEEDRTPDRRTGIRTAEQQIEHLAHYHAGDKAFFEKPAFHSGWGYGDTGTLLAWQRIAKISPTEQYVPAFPERAPLTPGQQPDLISEELSRAIAYYRSAVLLGDARPLVHTRHYAEEAMQTADTGDLRLLGGLCGILHTVFAGSAPTHTFDYFFPVPAKAHLPNAPKKYSWKLRKELISHSFRRTLALMDHLEPDLIKNYLQQQPPASAEANFFHEFVDDYLTRDSHERLNPLREVFTLEKEIFDMGYPSDSYAFRNIAEIARKKEAESILNLSNADFSKEKLVMNPEVKVLATERDWSLQWHAEEKRPIELLELLQSEQEETYIMIRPNATRTSVLENSLSELSHFICLTYATPQSPEEALARFKETFKIRTEQQLMQATKMLLEKTREFFNMGILLKA
- a CDS encoding YihY/virulence factor BrkB family protein → MKFLKVTGKLLKDTFEEFKKDDPVVYSAAIAFFTIFSLPSLLVVVVNVSNVFLGRDQITSQLEAQITSLVGPKSANQVIEILNNRGVDGDSLLASVISIAIILFTSTVVFSFLQKGINNMWRVAPRPKRGLVKFGTDRLLSLGIILIFIFFLLVSLVVDASLSAVKSYMNDWNLGDSGFSIVLVQSLNFAISLAVVTVIFAMIFKTLPDVRIKWRDVWMGAIVTAVLFTIGKYLIGIFLTNSSITTTYGAAGSLVGILLWVFYSTVILMIGAEFTKVYTRYKGRKIRPAKHAVNFETTVVTEDSDQPLKEEN